Proteins co-encoded in one Helicoverpa zea isolate HzStark_Cry1AcR chromosome 30, ilHelZeax1.1, whole genome shotgun sequence genomic window:
- the LOC124644563 gene encoding uncharacterized protein LOC124644563, whose product MDKRKRNEGSGKKDKDRGELIKIIDKVIKKNHENLQKYPEGGDSDEKVLSNQKLEKMRINILVKKPTEREGKHINDENRKNTNMNRYGQDKSHPHVQLRKRIRDKYTLKLKSSTNKSDHTNVVKKPERENGIGNCNSSGNGSNIKVINVVSEDCKPVVEQAEKQLAEETTQTRPSAPSSAKTEILDRKIDKNPSKQDKNSAKTDKSKPERNSAKKKPMIKTIMCKNGSVKIYKAVTFVEPKRKLTPLEIKIPVDGARKQKVSKYTDTNSLKFKPRPSSSRCSIKEKSVPVKKKIDKRRDRKFRYVPSPDGSMKDSQSPPTEVARWAPASIDQQTKPYYEAWVNTTLAAISKNSRNNRQFYEKQREFLLSFQKAFEEPRTPELVYENFTDEKYTGRIKITQR is encoded by the exons ATGGACAAAAGGAAAAGAAACGAGGGTTCCGGCAAAAAAGATAAAGATAGAGGTGAATTAATAAAGATTATCGATAAAGTTATAAAGAAAAATCACGAAAATTTGCAAAAGTATCCCGAAGGCGGAGACTCGGATGAAAAAGTGCTAAGTAATCAGAAGTTAGAAAAAATGAGGATAAATATTTTAGTCAAAAAGCCGACTGAAAGGGAAGGGAAACACATTAACgatgaaaatagaaaaaatactaACATGAACAGATATGGACAAGACAAGTCCCATCCTCATGTGCAATTAAGAAAGAGAATAAGAGATAAGTACACGTTAAAACTCAAGAGTTCGACGAATAAAAGTGATCATACGAATGTGGTTAAGAAGCCAGAGAGAGAGAATGGCATTGGAAATTGCAATAGCAGTGGAAACGGGAGTAATATTAAAGTTATTAATGTTGTCAGCGAAGATTGTAAACCTG TTGTGGAACAAGCAGAAAAACAGCTAGCCGAAGAAACGACGCAAACGAGACCATCAGCACCGTCATCAGCAAAAACCGAAATACTGGATCGTAAAATCGACAAGAATCCTTCAAAACAAGACAAAAATTCAGCCAAAACTGACAAGAGTAAACCAGAAAGGAATTCCGCGAAAAAGAAACCTATGATCAAAACTATTATGTGCAAAAATGGCTCCGTGAAAATCTACAAAGCAGTCACTTTTGTTGAACCGAAACGTAAACTGACTCCCTTAGAAATTAAGATCCCAGTTGATGGTGCAAGAAAGCAGAAAGTGTCAAAATACACTGATACTAATTCGTTGAAATTTAAACCCAGGCCTTCTTCGAGCCGTTGTAGTATTAAAGAGAAGTCTGTGCCagtgaaaaagaaaattgataaACGAAGAGATAGGAAGTTTAGGTACGTACCTTCCCCGGATGGCTCGATGAAAGATAGTCAGTCCCCGCCAACTGAAGTCGCTAGGTGGGCCCCGGCTTCTATCGACCAGCAAACGAAGCCTTATTACGAGGCTTGGGTAAACACAACTTTGGCTGCGATATCGAAAAATTCAAGAAATAATAGGCAATTTTATGAAAAGCAAAGAGAATTTTTGCTTAGTTTCCAAAAGGCGTTTGAGGAACCTAGGACACCGGAGTTAGTTTACGAGAATTTTACCGATGAAAAGTACACTGGTAGGATCAAAATTACGcaaagatag
- the LOC124644548 gene encoding uncharacterized protein LOC124644548 encodes MDKPKTKVVKSKSSNSAITTKSEPKKHNKKSRSNAEFQPLILKKRGVYVEKKATNISINERDISPVDENLPVQYDSDLMAARNIARVETQDLKTDLPLLPKLPVSPVCPRAIPRPGRKRFLASVLSILSKSTTGTQYPDADDSEKFKRIERTKMRFRKKREEDSIQEEFSSSNNSKRRAKYRSRYIFNDDDSELEQLVVLQSTKEITHTPSNHSDRSDTFKDALSKEPESLRWADVFPTLGKKKLDIPALEDIKEVPLKIQEPVVKIVERDPSTMVAEVPKKDDKKFYNFFVDLLETTFNVYNVKTEFNPPVASSVNSSKVALEIDESVAKKLNIKNKEPASEDVTRKPSFKHFYCIKPDGEGGWNDKQLLEHFQPKSVRRSRTTSPSKSTKKRRKLRSESFNNTKPKALTLTNSVILPKKVLLKKDRKKNFINLLKEQLKMDDDAFEEPQNFYQALKVMARNKRRCQKSIHFHPKKSSEGDVHVCQFKRRRLLSASTKSSSKKSGYRPESDFIKNSFIRSSDTASTKKHTTITITESTENEIPSQHSLEVFGFDYEPVPRKVPEVYPSFTPSVCTSMQDQMSFLKETDSGATSVVTGRRQFAKRPLSELIE; translated from the exons atgGATAAGCCAAAAACCAAAGTTGTGAAATCAAAATCTTCTAACAGCGCTATTACTACAAAATCGGAGCCGAAAAAGCATAATAAAAAAAGTCGGAGCAATGCAGAATTTCAACCACTTATACTTAAAAAGAGGGGAGTTTATGTTGAGAAGAAAGCTACAAATATATCTATCAATGAACGTGATATCAGTCCAGTTG atgaAAACTTGCCTGTTCAGTATGATTCAGACTTAATGGCGGCTCGAAACATCGCGCGGGTCGAAACGCAAGATTTAAAAACAG ATCTCCCTCTCTTACCAAAACTTCCAGTGAGCCCAGTCTGCCCACGAGCCATCCCCCGACCAGGCAGAAAGAGGTTCCTCGCCTCCGTGCTTAGCATCCTTTCAAAATCCACTACAGGTACCCAATACCCGGACGCTGACGACTCAGAGAAATTCAAAAGGATAGAACGAACAAAAATGAGATTCAGAAAGAAGAGAGAAGAGGACTCTATACAAGAAGAGTTCTCTTCTTCAAATAATTCTAAAAGGAGAGCGAAATATAGGTCTAGATACATCTTCAATGATGATGACAGTGAGTTAGAACAGTTGGTTGTTCTACAATCTACTAAAGAAATTACACATACCCCCTCCAACCATTCCGATAGAAGTGATACTTTTAAAGATGCATTGAGCAAGGAGCCTGAATCTCTAAGATGGGCGGACGTCTTCCCGACTTTAGGTAAAAAGAAACTAGACATTCCTGCACTAGAGGACATTAAAGAAGTGCCACTCAAAATTCAGGAACCGGTTGTCAAAATAGTAGAAAGAGACCCGTCAACCATGGTAGCAGAAGTACCTAAGAAAGATGACAAGAAGTTCTATAATTTTTTCGTCGATCTCTTAGAAACTACTTTCAATGTTTACAATGTCAAAACTGAGTTTAATCCTCCAGTGGCTTCAAGCGTAAATTCTTCCAAAGTTGCTCTGGAAATTGACGAATCGGTCGCGAAAAagttgaatataaaaaataaggagCCTGCTAGTGAAGATGTGACTAGAAAGCCGTCGTTCAAACacttttattgcattaaaccgGACGGCGAAGGGGGCTGGAATGATAAACAATTACTAGAACATTTTCAGCCAAAGAGCGTAAGGCGATCTCGAACAACTTCGCCGTCCAAATCGACGAAAAAAAGACGAAAACTACGATCAGAGTCTTTCAACAACACAAAACCGAAAGCCCTAACATTAACCAATAGCGTGATACTACCAAAAAAAGTACTTTTAAAGAAAGATagaaagaaaaactttattaatttacttaaagaGCAATTGAAAATGGATGACGATGCATTTGAGGAGCCACAGAACTTCTACCAAGCGTTAAAAGTAATGGCTAGAAATAAAAGGAGGTGTCAAAAGTCTATACATTTTCATCCCAAAAAATCAAGCGAAGGTGACGTCCACGTATGCCAATTTAAACGAAGAAGGTTGCTTTCAGCTAGCACAAAGTCTAGCAGCAAAAAGTCTGGGTACCGCCCCGAAAGTGACTTTATAAAAAACTCTTTTATTAGAAGCTCAGACACGGCTAGTACTAAGAAACATACGACGATTACAATAACTGAGTCTACAGAGAACGAAATACCGTCTCAACATTCCTTAGAAGTGTTCGGTTTTGATTATGAACCGGTACCAAGAAAGGTGCCCGAAGTGTACCCATCTTTTACGCCTTCTGTATGTACTAGCATGCAAGACCAGATGAGCTTTTTGAAAGAAACGGACAGTGGAGCAACTTCTGTGGTGACGGGACGTAGGCAGTTTGCGAAAAGACCTTTGAGCGAACTGATAGAGTAG